The sequence below is a genomic window from Verrucomicrobiales bacterium.
AGACAAGTCCAGATAAGCTTCGTCGATGGACATCTGCTCGACGAGCATCCCCGAGGTCGCGATCAGCTGAATGATCGCTCGGGATTCGGCTCGGTAGTAATCCATCCGAGGCCGAACGAAGATCCCCGAAGGACAGAGACGACCTGCGGTAGCGCTTGGCATGGCAGATCTAACGCCGAACTTTCGCGCCTCATAGCTCGCCGCGCACACGACACCCCGTTGAGTGGGCGGCGCGCCCACGATCACGGGCTTTCCGCGCAGACGCGGATCCTCCCGCTGCTCGATGGAGGCGTAGAACGCATCCATGTCCAAATGGCAAATGACACGAAACATCTAACTGAACACGGCAACATCAGCCGTGGGAAATCCCGATCAAGACCGCCCTCCCGCTACCCTACCGGATCTTCTGGTCGGGCAGCGCCTTCTTGATGCCTTCATCCAACGGCATCTTGTCGCGGTCGGGGGTCAACCCTTCGGCAGCAAGCAAGCTGGCCAACTGAGCTTCAAGCTCAGCCCGCTTGCTCGCGAACTTCGGGTTATTGGCCAGGTTGCGGCGTTCGCCCGGATCTTTGCGCAAATCGTACATCTCGGCCATGTGCCGGTCAGGCGAGCCGTCACCGTGGGGATAACGCATGAGCTTCCAGTCGGCCGTCCGAATTCCGCGAACGTTGGGGGTGTAGGGAAACTGCTTCTCGTAGTTGTACTCGTAGAACCAGCCCTGACGCCAGGCAGGTTCACGCCCGAGGACCAGGTTCCTCCAAGAACGACCCTGAATGGCGGGAAGACCCGGCACACCGCAAAGCTCCAAAAGACTTGGAGCGATGTCCATGGCGAGCACCTGCCCTTTCTCGATCCGCCGGGAAGGCAGACCAGGGCCCCGGGCTATCATCGGAATACGGATGCTGGCCTCGTGCATGGTGCGCTTGTCCACCATGCCGTGCTCCCCTTCCAGCAATCCGTTGTCGCCCATGAACACAATCATCGTATTGTCATACTGACCGGTCTTTTTCAGCCACGCGACCAACCGGCCCACACTGTCGTCGACGCTGAGGATGGTCCCCCAGTAGCCGTGCACCATGTTTTCGAAATCCTTCACTGCCTCCGGACGGTCATCGGGGAAAGTCTTGCGCCACTCGAAAAGCGGCCCGTAGATCCCATGCCAGGTGTGTAGGCGTTCTTGCATCCAGGCTGGCTTGTCCTGCAATTGGAAAGCGCTGGCGGGATAGGGAACCCGAACATGATCGAATCGACGCGCATACTTTTCCTCGGGCGTGTAAAAGCTGTGGGGAGCCTTGTGGCCGAGACACAGGGACCACGGCTTTTGCGAGGTTTGCTTGCCCAGCCAATCCAGGGCCAGGTCCGTGACGACCGTGGTGTAGTAGCCCTTGATGGTTTCGGTGCTGCGGCCGTTGAGATTCCAGGGGGTGTCGAAATACTTCCCCTGCCCCTTATGGGTGGCAAAATAGTCAAACCCAGGCCGTGGGGCGTCATTGTTCTCCCCCATGTGCCACTTGCCAATGTAGGCGGTGGCATAGCCGTTCTCACGCAAACGACCCGGCCAATGCGGCAGGGAGGCTGGCAACTCGGTAAAGTTGTCGCGCACCCCATGCCGGCTGGCATACAGCCCCGTCAGGATACTGGCCCGGCTCGGCGAGCAGAGCGAAGTGGTGCAGAAGGCGTTGGCAAAGCGAACTCCGTCTCTCGATAGGGCGTCAATATGAGGAGTGCTGACGTGCTTCGACCCGTAGCAACTCAGAGCCGCCGGCCTCAGGTCGTCGCAGAGGATGAACAGGACATTGGGCCGAGGTGCAGCCGTCAGGCCCATAGCGCACATAAAAAAGCAGAACAGTCGAATGAGGTGCATGGCGGGATGATAAAGGGCGATCCCCATTCGACCAGCACTGAGTTTATGGAGTTGACCGCAAATTCGTCCGATGAGGTGTATAAGTCTAAGGTCCGGCGAGGCTTTTAAGCTCAATGGTTTCAGACGATTGCCGACATCTCTCTCGTGATGGGACAGTCCGAGTCTACGGAAGTTCAGTGCGAGTCCTGCGGAGCAACGCTTTCGATCCAAGGAAGATCCATCGCGTCGCGATGTCTGTTTTGCGACAATCCCTCGGTAATCCATCGCCCAGCGATGAGGCATCGCTCCTCCCCCGTATTCGCACTCGTGTTCACCACTGAGCGCGAGGAGGCGGTGCAGGCAGTGAGGCACTGGATCGGACGACAGACGATGGCCCCTTTTGGTTTGAAACGGGGTGCCGTAGAAAAAGTAACGGGCGTCTACATCCCCGCCTACCTTTACTCCTCGACAGCCCGCTCCCGCTACCAGGCTTCAATCGCGGAATCCTACCAAAAAACTGGCATCCGGGTCGTGTCGGACAGCCAGCTGTCCCTCGGGAGCCGAAACCGCACCGAATACCATGACTTGACTGGCACTCATGTGACCTATGTTTCCGACGTTCTTGTGACGGCTTCGCACTCCGTCTCCAACCAAGAACTCCAGGCGATCGAGCCTTTCGACCTGAGTCAGCTCCGGCGCTACTCCCCGACGTTGGTAGCAGGCTGGAGCGCGGAGGAGCCGTCGCTGTCCCAGGAGGAAAGCCTGCGGGTGGCCCGCGGCGAAACCCAGGCGTCGATTCCGGGAATGCTCCTTAATTTCATGCCGGGCGACGGCGTGAGGGATCTGCGGCACACCACCGAGTTTTTGGAAGAATCCGTCGCTCCGACGCTCACCCCAGTCTGGGTGTGCGCGATCCGATATTCTCCGCACAAGCCTCCGCTGCGAATTCTCGTGAATGGGCAGACGGCCAAGGTGGCGGGGGAGGTCCCGTTCTCCTGGTTGAAATGGGTACTCATGATGGCGACGGGAGCGGGGATTCTGGCCGGTCTTGGAATGGCAATTTGGGCGGATTACTTCACTGGCTCAGCCGTTGACCCTCGACAGCAACAGAATGGAATCGACCGCTCGTTGATTCTGTGGTGGCAAAACCGATTTCCTTTTGCCAAGGTCGCATTATGCAAATTGCGGCCACCGAAAGGCCCAGGATTCGCCAGGAGGAATTCAGATCGTTTCTCGTTGCACGCCCTTTGGCTCGGTTTGTCGCCTCCCTGTTCGGATCACACCCGCACCTCAGGCTAGGATTCACTCTCTGGATTCTAGGGGCATTTGACAGCCGCGGGCAGGCGGACGGCGAGCGAGCCATTGGCCTTTCAGCCCCCGAGTTCTCGGTACCAGGCGGGGTCTATTCGAAACCATTTAATGTGGAGATCCGAGGCTCCCCGGCATCCAATGAGGCCGTCATTCGCTACACTCTGGATGGAACGGAACCGACGGAAAAGTCGGCTTTGTACCAGCACGCGCTGAA
It includes:
- a CDS encoding sulfatase, coding for MGLTAAPRPNVLFILCDDLRPAALSCYGSKHVSTPHIDALSRDGVRFANAFCTTSLCSPSRASILTGLYASRHGVRDNFTELPASLPHWPGRLRENGYATAYIGKWHMGENNDAPRPGFDYFATHKGQGKYFDTPWNLNGRSTETIKGYYTTVVTDLALDWLGKQTSQKPWSLCLGHKAPHSFYTPEEKYARRFDHVRVPYPASAFQLQDKPAWMQERLHTWHGIYGPLFEWRKTFPDDRPEAVKDFENMVHGYWGTILSVDDSVGRLVAWLKKTGQYDNTMIVFMGDNGLLEGEHGMVDKRTMHEASIRIPMIARGPGLPSRRIEKGQVLAMDIAPSLLELCGVPGLPAIQGRSWRNLVLGREPAWRQGWFYEYNYEKQFPYTPNVRGIRTADWKLMRYPHGDGSPDRHMAEMYDLRKDPGERRNLANNPKFASKRAELEAQLASLLAAEGLTPDRDKMPLDEGIKKALPDQKIR